Part of the Gemmatimonadaceae bacterium genome, GCACGTGTCCATCCTTGGCCGACTTGATGTTCACGTCGCCTTCATACGAGGTGACGATGCTCTCGCCTTCCTTGTTGATGACGTACACGAGACGATCGCCATACTCGACGATGTCACCATCGTACTTCACGCGCTTGGTGGTCTGCTCGGCGATACGCGACGCCGTGCCGCCCACGTGGAATGTGCGGAGCGTCAGCTGCGTACCCGGCTCGCCGATGGACTGCGCCGCGATGATACCCACGGCCTCGCCCAGGTCGACCATCTGCATGGTGGCCAGGTTGCGGCCGTAGCACATGCGGCAGAGTCCGCGCTTGGCCTCACACGTGAGCACCGACCGGATCTTCACCGATTCGATACCCGCGTCTTCGATCAGCTGCGCCGTCTCTTCGGAAATCAGCGTGCCGGCTTCCGCCAACATCTTCGGACGACCCGCCTCGTCGCGTTCCATGGGATCGAGGATATCCTCGGCCGCCACGTTACCAACCAGACGTTCCGCCAACGGCTCGATCACGTCTTCGCCTTCCTTCAGCGCCGCGGTATCGAGACCGAGGATGGTGCCGCAATCCTCTTCCTGAATGGTCATGTCCTGCGCGACGTCCACCAGACGACGCGTGAGATACCCGGCGTCGGCCGTCTTGAGCGCCGTGTCTGCCAGACCCTTACGGGCGCCGTGCGTGGACGAGAAGTATTCCAGCACCGACAGGCCTTCGCGGAAATTGGACTTGATCGGGTTTTCGATGATTTCACCGATACCACCGGTGAGTTTCTTCTGCGGCTTGGCCATGAGGCCGCGCATGCCCGCCAGCTGCCGAATCTGGTCGCGTGAACCACGGGAACCGGAATCGAACATCATGAACACGGGATTGAAGCCGCCCTGCGATTCGCGCATGGTCTTCACCATGGCGTCGGCGACGTCCGTGTTGGCGTGCGTCCACGTGTCGATGACTTTGTTGTAGCGCTCACCGTTCGTGATGTTACCGGTCGCGTAGGCGCGCTGGAAACGCTCCACACGCTCGGATGCATCCTGCAACAGCGTTTCTTTTTCCTTCGGAATGTGCAGGTCTTCGATGCCGATGGAGACGCCGCCGCGGGTGGCATTGCGGAAGCCGAATTCCTTCAGGCGATCGAGCAGGGCCACGGTTTCCGCGAGGCCCGCATTGCGGTAGCTCTGGAACACCAGCTCGCCGAGCGCCTTCTTCTTCATGTCCTTGTTGAGGAACGGCAGCACCTTCGGCACGATCATGTCGAACAGCACACGACCTGTGGTGGTAACGACCCATTGCGGCTTGTCGCCGCGCCGGTCAAGCCACCGGATGGCGCTCTGGTATCCCGTGCGTCCGTTGGCAATGGCCAGGTCCACTTCTGCCGAGTCGGTGAACGCCGGCAACGTGCGGGCCTTGGCCTCATCCTTGAGATACGCCTCGAAGCCCACCGGCGCCTTGGTGGCCACGTAGCATCCCAGCACGATGTCCTGGCTGGGCTCCGCCACCGGACGACCGTCCGACGGCTTGAGGATGTTGTTGGACGACAGCATCAGCACGCGCGCTTCAATCTGCGCTTCAAACGACAACGGCACGTGCACCGCCATCTGGTCACCGTCGAAGTCGGCGTTGAACGCCGCGCACACGAGCGGGTGAATACGAATGGCCTTGCCTTCAACGAGCACGGGCTCGAACGCCTGAATGCCCAGTCGATGCAACGTGGGTGCGCGGTTGAGGAGCACCGGATGATCCTTGATGATGCCTTCCAGCACCTCGTAGACCATGGCGTTCTCGCGCTCCACGATCTTCTTGGCGCGCTTCACCGTTTCCGCTTCACCGCTCTCCACCAGCTTGTGAATGATGAACGGCTTGAACAGCTCCAGCGCCATCATCTTGGGCAGGCCGCACTGGTGCAGCTTGAGCTCCGGACCCACCACGATGACCGAACGGCCCGAGTAGTCCACGCGCTTGCCCAGCAGGTTCTGACGGAACCGGCCCTGCTTGCCCTTGAGCATGTCGGACAGCGACTTGAGCGGACGCTTGCCACGGCCACGAATGGCCTTGGAGCGACGCCCGTTGTCGAACAGCGCGTCCACCGCTTCCTGCAGCATGCGCTTTTCGTTGCGCAGGATGACTTCCGGCGCGCGATGCGAGATGAGCTTGGTGAGACGGTTGTTGCGATTGATGACGCGACGATACAGGTCGTTCAGATCGGACGTCGCAAAGCGACCGCCGTCCAGCGGCACCAGCGGCCGCAGGTCGGGCGGGATCACGGGGATCACGTCGAGGATCATCCACTCCGGACGGTTGCGGATTTCGCCGCCCTCGCCGCTGGTGCGGAACGCATCGACAATCTTGAGACGCTTGAGCATCTGTTTCTTGCGATGCTGTGACGTCTCACCCACGACGGACGCGCGCAGTTCGTCGGCCACCTTGTCGACGTCCAGTCGCTTGAGCAGTTCACGCACGGCCGGCGCGCCGATGTCGCACTGGAACGCCACATCGCCCTCGGCCTTCGCCCGCTGGCGCAGGTCGAGATACTCGTCCTCGTCCAGCAGCTGGCGCTCGCGCACATCCTGCGAGCCCGGATCGATGACGATGTAGTTGCTGTAGTAGATGACCTTTTCGAGGTCACGCAGCGTGACATCAAGCAGGTTGCCCATCGGGCTGGGCAGCGTCTTGAAGAACCAGATGTGCGCCACCGGCACGGCCAGTTCGATATGGCCCATGCGCTCGCGCCGCACCTTGCTGAGCGTCACTTCCACGCCGCAGCGATCGCAGATCACGCCGCGATAGCGGATGCGCTTGTACTTGCCGCAATGGCATTCCCAGTCCTTGACCGGACCGAAGATGCGCTCGCAGAACAACCCGTCCTTTTCCGGCTTGAACGAGCGGTAGTTGATGGTTTCGGGCTTGGTGACTTCGCCCCACGACCACCAGGTGCGCAGGCCGGCCATCTCCAGCCGCTCGCGCTCCTTGGGGTCTTTCGGTCCGCGGATCTCCTCGGGAGAGGCGATACGCACGGACATGTAGTCGAACGCTGACGCGCGAGCTTCACGCGAGCTGCGGAAATCGATCATGTCTTATTCCTCGCCGCTGTTGTTGCCGCCATCCAGGATGTCGACGCCGTTTCCATCCGTGGAACCGAGCGTGACCTTGATGCCCAGCGCCTGCAGTTCCTTGACGAGCACGTTGAACGACTCCGGGATTCCGGGTTCGGGCAGGTTCTGCCCCTTTACGATCGCCTCGTAGACACGGCTTCGGCCGTTCACGTCATCGGACTTGACCGTCAGGATTTCCTGCAAGGTGTGCGCGGCGCCATACGCCTCCAGCGCCCACACTTCCATTTCTCCGAAACGCTGACCGCCGAACTGCGCCTTGCCGGCCAGCGGCTGTTGCGTGACCAACGAGTACGGTCCGATGGAGCGCGCGTGAATCTTGTCGTCGACCAGGTGAGACAGCTTCAGGATGTAGATCTCACCAACCGTGACCGGCGCCTGGAACGTTTCGCCCGTGCGTCCGTCGCGCAGTTGCACTTTGCCCGAGGGCGTCAGTCCGGCCAGTCGGATCAGCTCCGAACTCGCCGCTTCGACATCGCTCTCGCTCTTCGCACCCAGCATCGCGGCCAACGCCGGCTGCCCGATGCGCTGCAGCGTTTCCGCCGGGCTCATCGCCGCTTCCGCCTCGAGAATCGCGATGGCCGACGAACGGTCGCCCGGCAATTCGCTTTCGTTGTCGCGATGCATGCCCAGCACGGCATTGACCGCCGCAATCTCCCGCTCGGCCAGCGTCTTGGCCGACTGCGTGAGGAAGTCGCGCGTGCGGTTGTACAGCGCCTTCGTTTCCGCCGACATGTTGCGCCCACCCAAGTCGTTCAGGGTGGCGTGATGCAGCAGCTCGACCTTGTCCGGCAAGCGGCGATCGGGCTTCACATCGGACAGCAGATGACGCACATCCTGCGGCGTGGCGTCGGAGGACCCGTCACCCAACGACAGCGTTTCGCGCGCCCAGCGCACACCGGCCAGCTTCATCAGCAAACCGATTTCGCGTTCGTTCGCGCCCTCGAACACGGGCGTCTTGGCGTAGAAGTTGAGCAGTCGCGCGGCCCACCCAAGGTGCGTCTCGAGAATCTGCCCGACATTCATACGCGACGGCACGCCCAGCGGGTTGAGCACGATGTCCACCGGACGACCGTCCGGCATGAACGGCATGTCTTCCTCAGGCACGATGCGCGCCACGATACCCTTGTTACCGTGACGACCGGCCATCTTGTCACCGACCGAAATCTTGCGCTTCTCGGCCAGATACACCTTCACCAACTGGATCACGCCCGGCGGCAACTCATCGGGCTGCAGAATGCGGTCGATACGCTCTTCCGCGCGCTCCTCAATGCGGGCTTTCTCTTCGTTGCCAGCATCGATGATTTCGCGCACACGATCGTTGGCCTTCTTGCTTTCGACGCGGAACGTCTTGAGATCAAGCGTGGCAAACCGCACCGTGGACAGCAGCTCCTTCGTGAGCGTCGTGCCCGCGGCGATCGCCTCTTCCACCGTGCCGGCCCGAAGCGCCAGCGCGACCTTTTCCCCTTCCAGCAGCGCCGCCAGTTCGATGTCGCGCACTTCGTTGACGCGGATTTTTTCCTCGCCTTCGAGACGCCGCACATCACCGATGCGCTCACCGCGGTCCTTTTCGACGACCTGGTCTTCCACGCGTGAGAAGATCTTCACGTCGATGACCACGCCTTCCATGCCCGGCGACACCTTGAGCGACGAGTCCTTCACGTCCTTGGCCTTTTCGCCGAAGATGGCCGTGAGGAGCTTTTCTTCCGGCGACAGTTCGGTCTCACCCTTCGGCGTGATCTTGCCGACGAGAATGTCGCCCGGCTTCACATGCGCGCCGATGCGCACGATGCCACGCTCGTCGAGGTCGGTCAGCGACTCCTCGGCGACGTTCGGAATTTCGCGCGTGATTTCTTCCTGCCCGCGCTTCGTGTCGCGCACGTGCAGTTCGAGCTCCTGGATGTGAATCGACGAGAATACGTCGAATTTCACCAGGCGCTCGGAGAGCACGATGGCGTCTTCGAAGTTGTGCCCGTACCACGGCATGAACGCCACACGGACATTCGCGCCCAGCGCGAGCTGCCCCATTTCCGTGGCGGCGCCGTCGGCCAGCACTTCACCCTTGTTCACCTGCTGGCCCATGCGGACGAGCGGGCGCTGGTTGATGGCCGTGTCCTGATTGGTGCGCCAGTATTTCTTGAGCTTGTAGCGATCAAGCTGGCCGAGTCGCGCCAGCGGACGGTCGCCCGCCACCGGCGTGCCGATGAGGCCCGCGTCGACGATGATCTCGTCGGCGGTCACACTGGTCACGATACCGGCCCGGCGCGCGATGATCACCGCGCCCGAGTCGACGGCCACCGTGGCTTCGAGTCCCGTCCCCACCAGCGGTGTGCGCGGGTTGAGCAGCGGAACGGCCTGCCGTTGCATGTTCGAGCCCATGAGCGCGCGATTGGCGTCATCGTGCTCGAGGAACGGAATGAGCGCGGCGGCGATGGAGACCAGCTGCTCCGGCGCCACGTCCATGTAGTCGATGTTCGACGGCGGCTCGAGGGGCAAATCGCCGCGCTTACGCGCCAGCACCAGCTCGTCGACGAACGTGCCATCGGCGTTGAGCTTGGAATTCGCCTGCGCGATGATCGCGTCCTCTTCCCGGTTGGCATCGAGCCACACGAGTTCGCCCGTCAACCGTCCTTCCTTCACCACACGATACGGCGTCTCGATGAAGCCGAGATCGTTCACGCGGGCAAAGCAGGCGAGCGACGTGATCAGGCCGATGTTCGGACCTTCCGGCGTTTCGATGGGGCACATGCGCCCGTACTGCGAATAGTGCACGTCACGGACTTCGAAGCCGGCACGCTCACGCGTGAGGCCGCCCGGTCCAAGCGCCGACAAGCGACGCTTGTGCGTCAACTCGGCCAGCGGATTGGTCTGGTCCATGAACTGCGACAGCTGCGATGATCCGAAGAACGCCTGGATCACGGCCGAGACCGTGCGCGCGTTGACGAGATCGTCCAGCGAGATTTTTTCCGGATCGGTGTTGATCGACATGCGCTCCTTGACCAGTCGCGCCATGCGCGACAGACCCACGGAGAACTGATTGGCAATCAACTCACCCACCGACCGGATGCGACGGTTGCCCAGCTGGTCGATATCGTCCACGTCGCCGCGGCCTTCATGCAACTCGACCAGCTGACGCATGATTTCCACGAAGTCTTCCTTCGTGAGCACCGTGGTCGACATCGAGGTGTTGAGGCGCAGGCGCTGGTTGATCTTGTACCGACCCACGCGACCGAGGTCGTAGCGCTTGGGCGAGAAGAACAGCCGCTCGAGCGCCTGCTTCGCGGTTTCGCGATTGGGCGCGTCACCCGGACGGAGCAGCGCGTAGATCTGCTTGAGCGCCTCTTCCTCGTGCTTGGTCGGATCCTTGGCCAGCGTGTTCTTGATCAGCGTGGACTCGGCACGTCCCGAGGCCACGAACACGTGCACCTTGGTGATGTCGGCCTTGCGGATCTTCTTGATCGCGCCGTCGGTGAGCACCGTGCCCTTCTCGACGACTTCCTCGCCGGTTTCCGGGTCGATCACGTCGCGCGCCAGCGTGCGGCGCACATCGCGTTCACCGCGATCGATGGCATCCTGCTCGTCGCGGAGATCGATCTGGGTGTACGACGCGAACACCTTCACCGTGTCGATGCCCTGACGCACCAGGCGATTGAGCACCTCGTCGGTCAGCTCATCGCCTTCGCGCACCAGCAACGACGCTTCGGCGCGCTCACGCTCCAGCTTGGCCTTCTTGGTCTTGGGCTTCGGCGCGTCGGACGCGGTGACTTCACCCTCGAGCGTGACGTCTTCGGCGATAATCGCGCCGAGGATTTCCCGCTGCTCGTTGCGCGTCTCGCGCTTCATGGTGAGATCGAGTTCGCGCTCGGCGAAGAACAGGCGCAGGATATCGCGGTTCTCGCCGTAGCCGAACGCGCGCAACAGCGCCGTGGCCGGGAACTTCTTCTTCTTGTCGATGTGGACGTAGATCACGTCGTGGATGTCCACGGTGAACTCGACCCACGATCCGCGGAACGGGATGATCCGCGAGGACAGCAGGCGCTGTCCGTTGGGGTGTGTCGACTCCTCGAACACCACACCGGGTGAGCGGTGCAGCTGGGAGACGATGACGCGCTCGGCGCCATTGATGACGAAGGTGCCCAGCTCGGTGAGCAGCGGCAGCTCGCCCAGATAGACTTCCTTCTCGATGATGTTCCGGGGACGTTTGCCGTCGCCGGTATCCTCAAAGATGACCAGTTGGAGCGTGGCCTTGAGCGGCGCCGAGTACGTCATGTCGCGCTCGATGCACTCGGCGACCGTGTACTTGGGCTCTCCCAGGCTGTACCGGACGAACTCGAGCGAGAAATTCTCGTGGACGTCCGTAATGGGGAACAGGTCCTTGAAGACGCGCTCGAGGCCGACGTCTTCGCGCTCCTGCGAGGCGGCATCCAGTTGCAGCAGCGACTCAAAAGCGCGCGTCTGGATGTCGAGGAGATGGGGCATATCCATGCCCGTCTCGAGCTTCGCAAACGAGATCTGGTTCATCATGTCCTTGTTACCGCGTGCGGGGTGCGCCGACTCTGAGACTGCGGGAGGCGCAAAGCGCTTCGTCCCCGACGAGGCCGGTCGTGAAATTCACGACCGGCGTCCCCGGGGCGAAGCGATATAACGACGAGACTGCGTGACTACGGCGAACGGCCGTATGCCTTACTTGACTTCGACGACAGCGCCTTCGGCTTCCAGCTTGGCCTTGAGCGTCGCCGCTTCGTCCTTGGACACGTTTTCCTTCACGGCCTTCGGCGCGCCGTCCACGAGGTCCTTGGCTTCCTTCAAGCCGAGGCCCGTGATTTCACGGACGACCTTGATGACCTGGATCTTCTTCCCGCCGGCTTCCTTGAGCACGACCGTGAATTCGGTCTGCTCTTCCGCCGCCGCCGCCGGGGCCGCGCCGCCGCCGCCGCCGCCAGCCGCAACGGCCGCGATGGTGACGTTGAACTTCGTCTTGAACGTTTCGATCAGGTCCGCCAACTCGATGACGCTCATCGCGCCGATCGCGTCGATGATTTCGTCCTTGCTCAGGGCAGTGTTAGCCATGGTGATACTCTCTCCGTATTGATCCCAGGGGTCCTGGGGCGTGTGATCAGGCAGACGCCTGGGGAACTCAGTTAGAGCCTTCGAGCTGCGCCTTACGGGCGTCGAGGGCGAGGGCGAACATCATCGGGATGCTGTTGAGGTAGCCGGCGAAGATCGAGAGCGCCTCATCACGCGTCGGAAGCGTGGCCAACTTCTTGACCATCGCCTCGTCCACCGCATTGCCCTCGTAGACACCGCCCTTCACCGACGGCCGCTGATCGTTCTCCTTGGCAAAATCGGAGAGGACCTTGGCCGCGGTGATGGCATCCTTGGCCACCACCACTCCCGTCGGACCCTTCAAACGCTGGGACACCATGCCGCTTTCGTTCACGGCGCGGAGGGCCAGCGTGTTCTTGATCACGACGTACTCGACACCGGCCTTCTTCAGGCGGCGGCGCAGCTCCGTCATGCGCTTCACGTTCAACCCCGTGAAGTCGGTGTAGTACACCGCGCTGGCCGTGCCGAGCTTCTCGCGAAGCCCGTCGACGAGCACTTGCTTATCGCTCTTTTTTGCCTTGGGTTTTGCTTTCATGGATGCGTCGCCTCTTACCGGTACGGCGTGGTGTCGATGGTGACGCCGGGTCCCATGGTGCTGGAGATCGCGACGTTGCGGATATACACGCCCTTGGCCGCAGGCGGCTTGGCGCGCACGATGGTGTCCATCAAGGCCGAGAAGTTCAACTCGAGGGCTTCGGGCGCGAACGACACCTTGCCGATGGGGGCATGCACGTTGCCTCCCTTGTCGACGCGGAACTCGATCTTGCCACCCTTGGACTCGCGCACGGCTTTCGCCACGTCGAACGTGACGGTGCCGGCCTTCGGATTCGGCATCAAGCCGCGCGGACCGAGCACCCGGCCCAACTGGCCGAGTTGTCCCATCTGGTCCGGCGTGGCAATCAGCACGTCGAAGTCGAGCCACCCTTCCTTGATCTTGGCGAGGAATTCGGTGCCGACAAAATCCGCGCCGGCATCCTGGGCTTCCTGCGCCTTGGGGCCGGTGGCGATCACCAGCACGCGCATCGTCTTGCCCGTCCCTGACGGCAATACGACGGTGCCACGGACCACCTGATCGGCGTGACGGGGATCGACACCCAGACGAATCGCGACTTCAACGGTCTCGTCGAATTTCGCAAAGCTCATCTGCTTGACCAGCGCGATCGCCTTCTTCGCCTCGTACGGCACTCCCACCTGGCGGCGCTCACTCGCGCCACGGTACTTCTTTCCGTTCGTCTGCATAATCAGTCCTTCACCGTGATGCCCATCGAACGCGCCGCACCGGCCATCATCGCGATGGCACTGTCGACGGAATCGCAGTTGAGATCGGGCATCTTGAGCTCGGCGATCTTCTTGAGCTGCGCGCGGGAAATCGTTCCCACCTTCACCTTGTTCGGCTGACCCGACCCCTTTTCGACGCCCACTTCCTTCTTGATGAGCTCCGCCGCCGGCGGAGTCTTCAGGATGAACGTGAACGACTTGTCTCCGTAGATCGTGACTTCGACCGGGATGATCATATCACCACCCTGCGTCCGAGCGTTGAACTCTTTGCAGAATGCCATGATGTTGATTCCCTGGGGGCCGAGAGCCGTACCCACGGGCGGCGCCGGGTTCGCCTTGCCGCTTGGAATCTGCAGCTTGACGAATCCAGTGACCTTCTTTGCCATGCGTGATCCTCATCGCAAGTTCCGCGTCCGGACAGTCCGAGTGCGGTCGTGCTACCACGGAAATCTTTTGCGTCGCTGTGGTAGGCGACGGTACTGTGTACCGGGTACTTAGTACTTAGTACTTGGTACTTGGTACTTGGTACTTGGTACTTGGTACTTGGTACTGAGTCCTCAGTACCCTCTCAACTGCAGGTAGTCGAGCTCAACACTCGTCGGGCGGCCAAACAAACTGACCGAGACGCGCACCTTGCCCTTGTCCGGCAGTACTTCCTCGACCGTGCCGTTGAAATCGGCGAACGGGCCCTCGGTAATCGCCACCGGCTGACCGATCAGGAATGGAATCTCTTCCTTCACCGGGGCCTCGTCGGTCGCGTCGATCACGCCGAGCAGACGACGGACTTCGTCGTCACGCAGGGGCATCGGATCCTTGTCCTTGCCGACGAACTTGATCACACCCTGGATGGCGTTGATCTCGTGCAAGGTGTCCTGACTGGCCACCATTTCCACGAGGACGTATCCGGGGAAGATCTTCCGTTCGACGGTGACCTTCTTGCCGTTCTTGATTTCCACCACTTCCTGCGTAGGCACGAGCGCCTGACGAATCAGGCGATTTTCGGGCGTCGCCGTATCCATGTCGATTTTTCGCTGGATCAGGCGCTGCACCTTGTTCTCATGCCCAGACGTGGTCTGGATCGCGTACCACCGGTGTTCAAGCATCGTCTGGCGCGGGCTCAGCGGCTCATCAACATCGACGGCAACTTCACCAGCAGCGCCTGCAATGCCACGTCAAGCAGCGCAATCACGGCACCGAGGATCAGCACGAACACGATGATCTGGATCGTCGCCTGCTGCAGCTGCGGGCGATCGGGCCAGGTCACCTTCTTCATTTCGGCGATCACGTCGTGGTAGAACGCGACCAGCCGCGTGCCAAGCCCTGGACGGGCCACTTCCACCGGTGCGCTCATGACTACTTCGTTTCCTTATGCAGCTGATGCGCGTTACAACGTGGGCAGTACTTCTTCCACTCCACGCGCTCCGGATGCAGGCGCTTGTTCTTCATCGTGAAGTAGTTGCGGTTCTTACACTCGGTGCATCCGAGGATGATTTTCTCGCGCGCCATATTCCTGGACCCCTTGCGGCAGCTCTGTCATCTGTAATCGTCTCTCGCGGGCGCCGCTCGCGTTCGCAAAGCGCGCTCCATCGGGAGGCATCCCCCGGAGGGGATCTCCCCAGCCACTCCTGTACACTGCTGCGGACCGAACGGCCAAACCCCCGGACGCTCCCAACCCGCCGCGCTATGGAACGTCAGCGGGCATCGAGGAACAGCGGAGGGAGGGCACCGGCAACAGCGGCATAAGGCGCAGTGGGGTGAGCCTTAGAACGTAGCTAGCCCATGATGGGCACGCAACCCACGGTCCGGGGCGAAGATAGCGCTGTGTTCGCCACCGAACATATGCCGAAAAGGCCGACGTCCTGGGCCGCACTCAGGGCCGACCGCCAGGGCTACCACGGAAAAAGGGCGACCCCGTTGGCACGGAGCCGCCCTCTCGCCTTCCCAGAGCTCACAACCGGGATCGAACCGGTGACCTCATCCTTACCAAGGATGTGCTCTACCGACTGAGCTATGTGAGCGACCTTCGACTGCACCTGCACCTGCACCTGCCCAGAGCGGGAGACGGGACTCGAACCCGCGACATCAAGCTTGGAAGGCTAGCGCTCTACCAACTGAGCTACTCCCGCATACACCCACGCCAACCCGATGCGACCGCGACCACGCTACACCTGCTGGACGAACAGTGGTGGGGGAAGGATTCGAACCTTCGAAGGCTTGCGCCGTCAGATTTACAGTCTGATCTCGTTGGCCACTTGAGTACCCCACCCGAGGGCGTTCGGAGCCATCAAACCGGGCGTCCGCCGGTCGGAAGAGCTGACGGTCGGGATTGAACCGACGACCTGCTGATTACAAATCAGCTGCTCTACCAACTGAGCTACGTCAGCATGTTGCCATGGCACCGCAGCCCGGACACCGAGCCGACCTGCCCCGGACAAGACGAGCAGAATACTCAGACCGGCAGGGAGGGTCAACCCAAGCAGGCCACGCCGATTGCCGGTCGTAAGCCTACAGCTTCCTCCAGCGCGTCCCGTTCGCCGAATCCTCGATCAGGATACCACGGGCCAACAGCTCGGCCCGGATGGCGTCGGCGGCCGCGAAATCGCCCCGCCCACGCGCCGCCTTCCGCGCCTGCAGCCGTTCCTCCACCCAGTGCTCAAGATCCTCCGGGACCTCCTGCTCAGGGACAAGATCGAGGACGGCGTCCATCAACCGGAAGGCCGCCCGTGCCCGCTCGAGTGCGGCGGCATCCGATCCACCAATGTCCAACTCGCGGTTGGCATCGGTAATGAAGGTGAACAGCGCCGCCATCGCGCGCGGCGCGTTCAGGTCGTCGTACAGTGCCTCAATAAATGTCCGCTCCGCGTGTGTCGCCGCATCGGCCAGCGCCGCCGTCCCGCCCGTGGCCGACGCCAACCGCTCCGCAAACGTGCCGATGCGCCGCACCGCCGTGCGCGACTGATCGAAGGACTCCTCACCCAGATTGAGTTGCTGGCGGTAGTGGGCGCTGAACACAAAGTGCCGATACACGGTGCCGGAAATATCCTGCCGCCGCATCTCCTGCACGTTGGTCACGTTGCCCACGCGCTTGGCCATCTTCGTGCCGTCGGTGAGCAGGAACTCGCCATGGCACCAGCACCGCGCAAACGTTTTTCCCGTGGCCGCTTCCGACTGCGCGATCTCGTCCTCATGGTGCGGGAAGATCAGATCGATGCCGCCCGCATGCAGATCGAACGTCTCACCCAGATACTTCATGGCCATCGCGGAGCATTCCAGGTGCCACCCCGGACGTCCGCGTCCCCACGGGGAATCCCAGGCGGCTCCCGTGGCTTCGTCTTCCGGCTTGGCCGCCTTCCAGAGCGCGAAATCCTGCGCGTTCTCCTTGGCATACTCGTCCTGCGCGACACGCGCACCCGTGCGCAATTCCCGCTTGTCCAGCTGCGACAACTTGCCATAGTCGGCAAAACGATCGATGGCGAAATACACGGATCCGTCATCGGCGATGTACGCCACGTGGTTGGCCACCAGACGCTCCACCAACGCGATCATCTCGGGGATGTGCGTGGTGGCCTCAGGATAGCGTTCCGCATCTTCAATACGCAGATACCGACGATCCTCATGAAACATCACCGTGTACGGCGCGGTGATCTGCGTGATCGTCTTGCCTTCCTTGGCCGCCTTGTTGATGATCTTGTCGTCCACATCCGTCAGGTTCATCACCTGCTCAACCTGCCAACCGGCAAGTCGAATCACACGCCGCAGCAGATCCTCAAACAGGAACGTGCGAAAGTTGCCCAGGTGCGCCGGGTTGTAGACGGTGGGTCCGCACGTGTACATGCGCACCGTCTGACCATCGGCGGGTGCGAACGGCTCAACGCGGCGCGTGAGCGTGTTGTACAGGCGGAACTCGGGCATGGTGGCAGCAGGTAAGCGACAGAACCGTCAGGAGTCCTTCGGGGAATCCTCAAAATGCGGACTGTGCTGAATGTAGGGGGTCAGACGATCCCGTGGGGGGGCTGACGACACGCGATGGCGTGGGCTCTGATGATGCCGGTGGGCACCCACTATGCGGCCGGCCGCGAGCGTCAGTACGCGGACCATGCCGGACTCGACACCATATCCGTGGAGCGCCGCCACCCCCTCGTGCACCGCATCCACGTGTGGGTCGGGCAACCGAGCGCCGGAGTGCGGCGGGTGTCCCCGGGCGTGGCCCGACGGTGACACGTAGACCAGCACGCTGCCCCCGCGGGCGCGCAGCGATTCCACCCAGGCGCGCCACGTGGACGGATCGCCGGTCCTGGTGCGCCAGAGTTTCGGAGACGGCGATACCATTGACGTGCGAGGCCGCACGCGAAACACGTACACCACCGGTGCCGGTGCGATG contains:
- the rplK gene encoding 50S ribosomal protein L11 codes for the protein MAKKVTGFVKLQIPSGKANPAPPVGTALGPQGINIMAFCKEFNARTQGGDMIIPVEVTIYGDKSFTFILKTPPAAELIKKEVGVEKGSGQPNKVKVGTISRAQLKKIAELKMPDLNCDSVDSAIAMMAGAARSMGITVKD
- the nusG gene encoding transcription termination/antitermination factor NusG, with protein sequence MQRLIQRKIDMDTATPENRLIRQALVPTQEVVEIKNGKKVTVERKIFPGYVLVEMVASQDTLHEINAIQGVIKFVGKDKDPMPLRDDEVRRLLGVIDATDEAPVKEEIPFLIGQPVAITEGPFADFNGTVEEVLPDKGKVRVSVSLFGRPTSVELDYLQLRGY
- the secE gene encoding preprotein translocase subunit SecE produces the protein MSAPVEVARPGLGTRLVAFYHDVIAEMKKVTWPDRPQLQQATIQIIVFVLILGAVIALLDVALQALLVKLPSMLMSR
- the rpmG gene encoding 50S ribosomal protein L33 codes for the protein MAREKIILGCTECKNRNYFTMKNKRLHPERVEWKKYCPRCNAHQLHKETK
- a CDS encoding cysteine--tRNA ligase; protein product: MPEFRLYNTLTRRVEPFAPADGQTVRMYTCGPTVYNPAHLGNFRTFLFEDLLRRVIRLAGWQVEQVMNLTDVDDKIINKAAKEGKTITQITAPYTVMFHEDRRYLRIEDAERYPEATTHIPEMIALVERLVANHVAYIADDGSVYFAIDRFADYGKLSQLDKRELRTGARVAQDEYAKENAQDFALWKAAKPEDEATGAAWDSPWGRGRPGWHLECSAMAMKYLGETFDLHAGGIDLIFPHHEDEIAQSEAATGKTFARCWCHGEFLLTDGTKMAKRVGNVTNVQEMRRQDISGTVYRHFVFSAHYRQQLNLGEESFDQSRTAVRRIGTFAERLASATGGTAALADAATHAERTFIEALYDDLNAPRAMAALFTFITDANRELDIGGSDAAALERARAAFRLMDAVLDLVPEQEVPEDLEHWVEERLQARKAARGRGDFAAADAIRAELLARGILIEDSANGTRWRKL